The following proteins come from a genomic window of Streptomyces sp. NBC_01716:
- the rpsD gene encoding 30S ribosomal protein S4: MPNQSRPKVKKSRALGIALTPKAVKYFEARPYPPGEHGRGRKQNSDYKVRLLEKQRLRAQYDISERQMARAYDRARKAGGKTGEALVVELERRLDALVLRSGIARTIYQARQMVVHGHIEVNGGKVDKPSFRVRPDDVVMVRERSREKVPFQVAREGGYDTDGETPRYIQVNLKALAFRLDRDPLRKEIPVICDEQLVVEYYAR, translated from the coding sequence GTGCCTAACCAGTCGCGTCCCAAGGTCAAGAAGTCACGCGCGCTCGGTATCGCGCTGACGCCGAAGGCCGTGAAGTACTTCGAGGCCCGTCCCTACCCGCCGGGCGAGCACGGCCGCGGCCGCAAGCAGAACAGTGACTACAAGGTCCGTCTGCTGGAGAAGCAGCGTCTGCGTGCTCAGTACGACATCAGCGAGCGCCAGATGGCCCGCGCCTACGACCGCGCCCGCAAGGCCGGCGGCAAGACCGGCGAGGCCCTGGTCGTCGAGCTGGAGCGTCGTCTCGACGCCCTGGTCCTGCGTTCGGGCATCGCCCGCACCATCTACCAGGCCCGTCAGATGGTCGTCCACGGCCACATCGAGGTCAACGGCGGCAAGGTCGACAAGCCGTCGTTCCGCGTCCGTCCCGACGACGTCGTGATGGTCCGCGAGCGCAGCCGCGAGAAGGTTCCCTTCCAGGTCGCGCGCGAGGGTGGCTACGACACGGACGGCGAGACCCCGCGCTACATCCAGGTCAACCTGAAGGCGCTGGCGTTCCGTCTGGACCGCGATCCGCTGCGCAAGGAAATCCCGGTCATCTGCGACGAGCAGCTCGTCGTCGAGTACTACGCCCGCTGA
- a CDS encoding DUF6167 family protein: MFRRTFWFTAGAAAGVWATTKVHSKLRRLTPESLAAQAADKAVDAGHRLREFALDVRAGMAQRESELGEVLGLDAPADPELPAQRRLAVEGRVEHRSDDHAHNRHDHSDRLNSRTPHNRNEDH; this comes from the coding sequence ATGTTCCGCCGTACGTTCTGGTTCACCGCGGGCGCGGCGGCCGGTGTGTGGGCCACCACCAAGGTCCACAGCAAGCTCCGCCGGCTGACGCCCGAGAGTCTCGCCGCACAGGCGGCCGACAAGGCCGTCGACGCCGGGCACCGGCTCAGGGAGTTCGCGCTCGACGTCCGGGCGGGCATGGCCCAGCGCGAGTCCGAACTGGGCGAGGTGCTGGGGCTGGACGCCCCCGCGGACCCCGAACTCCCCGCCCAGCGGCGCCTGGCAGTCGAGGGCCGCGTCGAACACCGGTCCGACGACCACGCGCACAACCGCCACGACCACAGCGACAGACTCAACTCGCGTACACCGCACAACCGGAATGAGGACCACTGA
- the alaS gene encoding alanine--tRNA ligase codes for MESAEIRRRWLSFFEGRGHTAVPSASLIADDPTLLLVPAGMVPFKPYFLGEVKAPAPRLTSVQKCVRTPDIEEVGKTTRHGTFFQMCGNFSFGDYFKEGAIPLAWELLTTPVADGGYGLDPERLWVTVYLDDDEAAGIWTDKVGFPAERIQRLGKKDNYWSMGVPGPCGPCSEIFYDRGPEFGEEGGPAVNDERYVEIWNLVFMQYERGAGEGKEDFEILGELPSKNIDTGLGLERLAMVLQDVPNMFEIDTSMAVIDKATELTGVRYGADAASDVSLRVVTDHMRTSVMLIGDGVTPGNEGRGYVLRRILRRAVRNMRLLGATGPVVADLIDVVIRSMGQQYPELITDRKRIETVALAEEAAFLKAIKGGTNILDTAVTDTKAAGGSVLAGDKAFLLHDTWGFPIDLTLEMAAEQGLSVDEDGFRRLMKEQRDRAKADARSKKTGHADLSSYREVADTSGTTEFTGYGSTEGESRIVGLLVDGVPSPAATEGDEVEVVLDRTPFYAEGGGQLADQGRIRLDTGAVIQVRDVQQPVPGVSVHKGSVQVGEVTVGSAAFAAIDTRRRRAIARAHSATHLTHQALRDALGPTAAQAGSENSPGRFRFDFGSPAAVPGTVLTDVEQKINEVLGRELDVQAEVMSIDEAKKQGAIAEFGEKYGERVRVVTIGDFSKELCGGTHVRNTSQLGLVKLLGESSIGSGVRRIEALVGVDAYNFLAREHTVVAQLQELVKGRSEELPEKIAGMLAKLRDAEKEIEKFRAEKVLAAAAGLVEGARDVRGTALVTGQVPDGTSADDLRRLVLDVRGRITGGRPAVVALFTTVGGRPLTVIATNEAARERGLKAGELVRAAAKTLGGGGGGKPDVAQGGGQNPGAIGDAVAAVERLVEGTA; via the coding sequence ATGGAGTCGGCCGAAATCCGCCGCCGCTGGCTGAGCTTCTTCGAGGGGCGCGGGCACACCGCCGTCCCTTCGGCGTCGCTCATCGCGGACGACCCGACTCTGCTCCTGGTCCCCGCGGGCATGGTCCCCTTCAAGCCGTACTTCCTGGGCGAGGTCAAGGCTCCCGCCCCGCGGCTGACCAGCGTCCAGAAGTGCGTCCGCACGCCGGACATCGAAGAGGTCGGCAAGACCACCCGGCACGGCACGTTCTTCCAGATGTGCGGCAACTTCTCCTTCGGCGACTACTTCAAAGAAGGCGCCATCCCGCTGGCCTGGGAGCTGCTGACCACCCCCGTGGCCGACGGCGGGTACGGGCTCGACCCCGAGAGACTGTGGGTCACGGTCTATCTGGACGACGACGAGGCCGCCGGCATCTGGACGGACAAGGTCGGCTTCCCCGCCGAGCGGATCCAGCGTCTGGGCAAGAAGGACAACTACTGGTCCATGGGCGTGCCCGGCCCCTGCGGTCCCTGCTCGGAGATCTTCTACGACCGCGGCCCGGAGTTCGGCGAGGAGGGCGGCCCCGCCGTCAACGACGAGCGCTACGTGGAGATCTGGAACCTGGTCTTCATGCAGTACGAGCGCGGCGCCGGCGAGGGCAAGGAGGACTTCGAGATCCTCGGCGAGCTGCCGTCCAAGAACATCGACACCGGTCTCGGCCTCGAACGCCTCGCCATGGTCCTCCAGGACGTCCCCAACATGTTCGAGATCGACACGTCGATGGCCGTCATCGACAAGGCGACCGAACTGACCGGCGTCCGTTACGGCGCCGACGCCGCCTCGGACGTCTCCCTGCGCGTCGTCACCGACCACATGCGCACCTCCGTGATGCTCATCGGCGACGGCGTCACCCCCGGCAACGAGGGCCGCGGCTACGTCCTGCGCCGCATCCTGCGCCGCGCCGTGCGCAACATGCGGCTCCTCGGCGCCACCGGACCGGTCGTCGCCGACCTGATCGACGTGGTCATCCGGTCGATGGGCCAGCAGTACCCCGAGCTGATCACCGACCGCAAGCGCATCGAGACCGTCGCCCTCGCCGAGGAAGCCGCCTTCCTGAAGGCCATCAAGGGCGGCACCAACATCCTCGACACCGCCGTCACCGACACCAAGGCGGCCGGCGGCTCGGTCCTGGCCGGCGACAAGGCGTTCCTGCTCCACGACACCTGGGGCTTCCCGATCGACCTCACCCTGGAGATGGCCGCCGAACAGGGCCTCTCCGTGGACGAGGACGGCTTCCGCCGGCTCATGAAGGAGCAGCGGGACCGGGCCAAGGCCGACGCCAGGTCGAAGAAGACCGGCCACGCCGACCTCTCGTCCTACCGCGAGGTCGCCGACACCTCCGGCACCACCGAGTTCACCGGATACGGCAGCACCGAGGGCGAGTCGCGGATCGTCGGCCTGCTGGTGGACGGTGTGCCGTCGCCCGCCGCCACCGAGGGCGACGAGGTCGAGGTCGTACTGGACCGCACCCCGTTCTACGCCGAGGGCGGCGGCCAGCTCGCCGACCAGGGGCGTATCCGCCTCGACACCGGCGCGGTCATCCAGGTCCGCGACGTCCAGCAGCCGGTCCCCGGCGTCTCCGTGCACAAGGGGTCCGTGCAGGTCGGTGAAGTCACCGTGGGCTCCGCCGCGTTCGCCGCCATCGACACCCGGCGCCGGCGTGCCATCGCCCGCGCCCACAGCGCCACCCATCTGACGCACCAGGCGCTGCGTGACGCCCTCGGCCCGACGGCCGCCCAGGCCGGCTCCGAGAACTCCCCGGGGCGCTTCCGCTTCGACTTCGGCTCGCCGGCCGCCGTACCGGGCACGGTCCTCACCGACGTCGAGCAGAAGATCAACGAGGTGCTCGGGCGTGAACTCGACGTCCAGGCCGAGGTGATGTCGATCGACGAGGCCAAGAAGCAGGGCGCCATCGCCGAGTTCGGCGAGAAGTACGGCGAGCGGGTCCGCGTCGTCACCATCGGCGACTTCTCCAAGGAACTGTGCGGCGGCACGCATGTGCGCAACACCTCCCAGCTGGGCCTGGTGAAGCTGCTCGGCGAGTCCTCGATCGGCTCCGGCGTGCGCCGGATCGAGGCGCTGGTGGGCGTGGACGCCTACAACTTCCTCGCCAGGGAGCACACGGTCGTCGCCCAGCTCCAGGAGCTGGTCAAGGGCCGCTCCGAGGAACTGCCGGAGAAGATCGCCGGCATGCTCGCCAAGCTGAGGGACGCCGAGAAGGAGATCGAGAAGTTCCGCGCGGAGAAGGTGCTGGCCGCCGCCGCCGGACTGGTCGAGGGCGCCAGGGACGTACGGGGTACGGCCCTGGTCACCGGCCAGGTGCCGGACGGTACGTCGGCCGACGACCTGCGCAGGCTGGTGCTCGACGTACGCGGCCGGATCACTGGTGGCCGCCCGGCGGTCGTCGCGCTGTTCACGACGGTGGGCGGGCGTCCGCTGACGGTCATCGCCACCAACGAGGCGGCCCGTGAGCGCGGGCTGAAGGCCGGCGAGCTGGTCCGCGCCGCCGCCAAGACCCTCGGAGGCGGAGGCGGCGGCAAGCCGGACGTCGCCCAGGGCGGCGGTCAGAACCCCGGGGCCATCGGCGACGCCGTGGCCGCGGTGGAGCGCCTTGTCGAGGGGACGGCCTGA
- a CDS encoding shikimate dehydrogenase, which translates to MRTTSTTDSTIERRAAVLGSPIAHSLSPVLHRAAYAALGLTHWSYDRFEITEARLPAFLTGLDPSWAGLSLTMPLKRAVIPLLDRVSETASSVEAVNTVVIDGAGRRTGENTDIPGILAALRERGVTAVESAAVLGAGATASSALAALSRICRGPVTAYVRSQDRAAEMRGWGTRLGVDVRTADWAEAAGAFGAPLVIATTPAGATDTLAGSVPDHPGTLFDVLYDPWPTALAAAWSARGGAVVGGLDLLVHQAVLQVELMTGRSPAPLTVMREAGEQALRAHQA; encoded by the coding sequence ATGCGAACGACTAGCACCACCGACAGCACCATCGAACGCAGGGCGGCCGTCCTCGGCTCGCCCATCGCTCACTCCCTCTCCCCGGTACTGCACCGGGCGGCGTACGCGGCACTGGGCCTGACCCACTGGTCGTACGACCGCTTCGAGATCACCGAGGCGCGACTCCCCGCCTTCCTGACCGGCCTCGATCCGTCCTGGGCCGGGCTCTCCCTGACCATGCCGCTCAAGCGCGCCGTCATCCCGCTGCTCGACCGGGTCAGCGAGACGGCGTCGTCCGTCGAGGCCGTCAACACCGTCGTCATCGACGGCGCCGGCCGGCGCACGGGCGAGAACACCGACATCCCCGGCATACTCGCCGCCCTGCGCGAACGCGGTGTCACCGCCGTGGAGTCGGCCGCCGTCCTCGGCGCCGGAGCGACCGCGTCGTCCGCGCTCGCCGCGCTCTCCCGCATCTGCCGGGGCCCGGTCACCGCCTATGTACGCAGCCAGGACCGCGCCGCCGAGATGCGCGGCTGGGGGACAAGGCTGGGCGTCGACGTCCGTACCGCCGACTGGGCGGAAGCCGCCGGGGCGTTCGGCGCTCCGCTGGTGATCGCGACGACCCCCGCGGGCGCCACCGACACCCTGGCGGGGAGCGTTCCCGACCACCCCGGCACCCTCTTCGACGTGCTGTACGACCCCTGGCCCACCGCGCTCGCCGCCGCCTGGTCCGCCCGGGGCGGCGCCGTGGTCGGCGGTCTCGACCTCCTCGTGCACCAGGCCGTCCTCCAGGTCGAGCTGATGACCGGCCGCTCGCCCGCGCCGCTCACCGTGATGCGCGAGGCCGGCGAACAGGCACTGCGGGCCCACCAAGCCTGA
- a CDS encoding DUF948 domain-containing protein, which yields MTGGEVAGILVAVFWAVLVTLLAVVLVRLAQTLKATTKLVADVTDQAVPLLADASATVRAAQTQLDRVDAIATDVQEVTSNASALSTTVASTFGGPLVKVAAFGYGVRRAMGRRTPAEPAPAEREAPVPAARGRRTVIVGRTVPAARRSRKQKG from the coding sequence GTGACCGGTGGAGAGGTTGCCGGGATCCTGGTGGCCGTCTTCTGGGCGGTTCTGGTCACCCTCCTCGCCGTGGTGCTCGTGAGGCTGGCGCAGACGCTCAAGGCGACCACCAAACTCGTCGCGGACGTGACCGACCAGGCCGTACCGCTGCTCGCGGACGCGTCGGCGACCGTACGGGCGGCGCAGACCCAGCTCGACCGGGTCGACGCCATCGCCACGGACGTCCAGGAGGTCACCTCCAACGCCTCGGCGCTCTCCACCACCGTCGCGTCGACCTTCGGCGGCCCCCTGGTGAAGGTCGCGGCCTTCGGCTACGGAGTGCGGCGGGCGATGGGCCGCAGGACCCCGGCCGAGCCGGCGCCCGCCGAGCGCGAGGCACCGGTACCGGCCGCGCGCGGCCGACGCACGGTCATCGTGGGCAGGACCGTTCCGGCCGCCCGACGCAGCAGGAAGCAGAAGGGCTGA
- a CDS encoding ATP-binding protein, which translates to MRPVPGNLPAELNRFVGRADELAELARLLAGIRLVTLVGVGGVGKTRLALHAARSLRPEALEKRYCDGVWLAELSAIRDPGLLDHALLDALRITDHSGRPTREVLRTHLADRRLLLVLDGFEQLVEPCAELVRDLLRHCPGLQVLAAGRRPLRLAGERTVPLAPMSDTDARLLFTDRAADMAPGSRLLGEHHHAVRELCRRLDGIPLALELAAARLRALSVEQILRRVDDRFQLLTGGSHGELPRHRTLRTAIGWSHELCTPAERLLWARLSVFAGPFDLEAVEYVCAGPELPAESVLDVLDALISQSVVAPEQTPAGPRYRMLDTVRAYGAQWLDTLGDTGRMRRRHRDWYVGLATWCELDWFGPRQAEIAACADSALPNLRAAIELCLETSGEVHLGQYLAGTLWFYWAGCGRLTEGRHWLERVLAPADGPDGSRREEAPHHGPHPGTRHSGSRLKALWVLGHVTVLQGDNPAAVAALYECRGEAARTGNALAHTYAEHRLGCLALLSGDMPRAERLLRAALGAYHELGELNSNVLMGQAELALALVFQGDLDGAVALCADVRDICEDSGERWTRSYALYVHAYAAWTRGRLGEARALLAESVTIHHTFNDLVGLVLAMELMALVTAGEGDPAEAAVLQGAATRLWRSVGAPLFGSPTFGAPREQCERRARDLLGPELYGAHVAEGHALPPAVAVERALAGPREAGLLPRQLSGGHRAVPDRNADRETGREEGREAGRDAGGDPGRETREPAGSPGQIGGEAAG; encoded by the coding sequence ATGCGACCTGTCCCCGGCAATCTCCCCGCGGAGCTGAACCGGTTCGTGGGCCGTGCCGACGAACTGGCCGAGCTGGCACGTCTGCTCGCCGGGATCCGGCTGGTCACCCTGGTGGGTGTGGGCGGTGTCGGCAAGACCCGGCTGGCCCTGCACGCGGCCCGGAGCCTGCGGCCCGAGGCTCTGGAGAAACGCTACTGCGACGGGGTCTGGCTCGCCGAACTCTCCGCGATCCGCGACCCCGGCCTGCTCGACCACGCGCTCCTCGACGCGCTGCGCATCACCGACCACAGCGGCCGGCCGACCCGGGAGGTGCTGCGCACCCATCTCGCCGACCGCCGCCTGCTGTTGGTGCTCGACGGCTTCGAGCAGCTGGTCGAGCCCTGCGCGGAGCTCGTACGGGATCTGCTGCGTCACTGCCCCGGCCTCCAGGTGCTCGCCGCCGGCCGCCGGCCGCTCCGGCTGGCCGGTGAACGGACCGTCCCCCTCGCCCCGATGTCGGACACCGACGCGCGGCTGCTCTTCACCGACCGGGCCGCCGACATGGCGCCCGGCAGCCGCCTTCTCGGTGAACACCACCACGCGGTACGGGAGTTGTGCCGCCGGCTCGACGGCATCCCGCTCGCCCTCGAACTGGCCGCCGCCCGGCTGCGCGCCCTGTCCGTCGAGCAGATCCTGCGGCGGGTGGACGACCGCTTCCAGCTGCTCACCGGGGGTTCACACGGCGAACTGCCGCGCCACCGCACGCTCCGTACCGCGATCGGCTGGAGCCACGAACTGTGCACTCCGGCCGAACGACTGCTGTGGGCGCGGCTGTCCGTCTTCGCCGGGCCCTTCGACCTGGAGGCGGTCGAGTACGTGTGCGCGGGCCCCGAGTTGCCGGCGGAGAGTGTCCTCGACGTCCTCGACGCGCTGATCTCCCAGTCCGTGGTCGCCCCCGAGCAGACACCGGCCGGGCCGCGCTACCGGATGCTGGACACGGTGCGCGCGTACGGCGCCCAGTGGCTGGACACCCTGGGGGACACCGGCCGGATGCGCCGCAGACACCGGGACTGGTACGTGGGGCTGGCGACCTGGTGCGAACTGGACTGGTTCGGCCCCCGGCAGGCGGAGATCGCCGCCTGCGCCGACAGCGCGCTGCCCAATCTGCGGGCGGCCATCGAACTCTGCCTGGAGACGTCGGGCGAGGTCCATCTGGGGCAGTATCTGGCGGGCACGCTCTGGTTCTACTGGGCGGGCTGCGGCCGGCTCACCGAAGGGCGGCACTGGCTGGAGCGGGTCCTCGCACCGGCCGACGGCCCGGACGGCTCCCGGCGGGAGGAGGCCCCGCACCACGGTCCGCACCCCGGGACGCGGCACAGCGGGTCACGGCTCAAGGCCCTCTGGGTGCTGGGCCATGTCACGGTCCTCCAGGGCGACAACCCGGCCGCGGTGGCGGCTCTGTACGAGTGCCGGGGAGAAGCCGCGCGTACAGGGAACGCACTGGCGCACACGTACGCCGAACACCGGCTGGGCTGCCTCGCGCTCCTCTCCGGCGACATGCCGCGCGCCGAACGGCTGCTGCGCGCCGCGCTCGGCGCCTACCACGAGCTGGGCGAGCTCAACAGCAATGTGCTGATGGGCCAGGCGGAGCTGGCCCTCGCCCTGGTCTTCCAGGGCGACCTGGACGGGGCCGTGGCGCTCTGCGCCGACGTACGGGACATCTGCGAGGACAGCGGCGAACGCTGGACGAGGTCCTACGCCCTGTACGTCCACGCGTACGCGGCCTGGACGCGCGGCCGGCTCGGCGAGGCGCGCGCCCTGCTGGCCGAGTCCGTCACCATCCACCACACCTTCAACGACCTGGTCGGGCTGGTGCTCGCGATGGAGCTGATGGCGCTGGTGACCGCGGGCGAAGGGGATCCGGCCGAGGCCGCGGTGCTCCAGGGCGCGGCGACCCGGCTCTGGCGGTCGGTCGGGGCGCCCCTGTTCGGCTCGCCCACCTTCGGGGCGCCGCGCGAGCAGTGCGAGCGCCGGGCGAGGGACCTGCTGGGGCCCGAGCTCTACGGCGCGCATGTCGCGGAGGGGCACGCCCTTCCTCCGGCGGTGGCCGTCGAACGCGCGCTGGCCGGGCCGCGCGAGGCCGGGCTGCTGCCCCGTCAGCTCTCCGGCGGGCACAGGGCGGTGCCGGACCGGAACGCCGACCGGGAAACCGGGCGCGAGGAGGGCCGGGAGGCAGGCCGCGACGCGGGCGGCGATCCGGGCCGGGAAACGCGAGAGCCCGCCGGCTCCCCCGGCCAGATCGGCGGGGAAGCGGCGGGCTGA
- a CDS encoding DUF2470 domain-containing protein, producing the protein MPSAAERTRTLVQSTCSSVLLIPGLDALRPDQLMPDARAVDSDGDLLLAFAADSPVVRAATHAQADELAAVLEMTDVAPVSVPHRIRGRAWVSGWLTRIAGAAGPGRTTLRLEVGEAYVDDLWGAEPVEADEFAAAVADPLSEHEAELLQHLHAAHSAEVRTLRSLLGGRTGGGTAAVPVGVDRFGLRVRFTGVNCFDARFDFPEPVRDVAELRRAMHALFEAASS; encoded by the coding sequence ATGCCGTCAGCAGCCGAGCGCACACGAACTCTCGTACAGAGTACATGCTCAAGCGTGCTGCTCATCCCGGGCCTGGACGCCCTGCGGCCCGACCAGTTGATGCCCGACGCGCGGGCCGTGGACAGCGACGGTGACCTGCTGCTGGCCTTCGCGGCGGACTCCCCCGTCGTCCGGGCGGCGACGCACGCGCAGGCCGACGAGCTGGCCGCGGTGCTGGAGATGACCGATGTCGCCCCGGTCTCCGTGCCCCACCGTATCCGGGGCCGCGCGTGGGTCTCCGGCTGGCTGACGCGTATAGCGGGCGCCGCCGGGCCCGGCCGGACGACACTGCGGCTGGAGGTCGGCGAGGCGTACGTGGACGACCTGTGGGGCGCCGAGCCGGTGGAGGCGGACGAGTTCGCCGCCGCCGTGGCGGACCCGCTGTCGGAGCACGAGGCCGAACTGCTCCAGCATCTGCACGCCGCGCACAGCGCCGAGGTGCGGACGCTGCGCTCGCTGCTCGGCGGGCGGACCGGCGGCGGGACGGCGGCCGTACCGGTCGGCGTGGACCGCTTCGGGCTCCGGGTCCGCTTCACCGGCGTCAACTGCTTCGACGCCCGCTTCGACTTCCCCGAGCCGGTACGCGACGTTGCCGAGCTGCGCCGCGCCATGCACGCGCTCTTCGAGGCCGCGAGCAGCTGA
- the mltG gene encoding endolytic transglycosylase MltG, translating to MTDYGRGRGPEPWHPEDPLYGDQGWGAQQAADGRTPYDAQPQTQAPHPQQQYDPQYDGGGWVTGQQQYAQQPGQQQPHPQQQYNPQYDSGGWVTGQQQYAQQQYQPQQHPQHQPQYPQQQQQQQYAEPQYNQQQYAGQQPNDPQYGGGWDTGQQTAMPYGDNPGAAYAAQQAAAPPPPPPQPEPENDWDGPQPEETHPFFTGEDRDDDRRRDRDDDRYDDADDREYDDEGDGRRGGGGRDRRGQSKKKRRGGGACLVASLVLVAGTAGGGYYAYQFWQERFGPPADFAGAGTGSVQVEIPQGAGLTEMGSLLKESGVVKSAAAFVDAAGAHPKGKAIQPGVYPMKKEMSAKAAVELMANPANLNSLTIGEGTRAVQVYEFIDTKLKLDPGTTADVAKAQAGKLGLPDWADDNKNIKDPLEGFLYPARYDIGEKTKPEDILKQMVARSNQEYKKYDLEKSAADLGLDSPLDVVTVASLVQAEGITHDDFKKMAAVVYNRLKPTNTDTNQKLEFDSTFNYLKNESEIDISTSEIRNHDDPYNTYFYKGLPPGPIGNPGADALNATKAPDSGAWMYFISIDGKTTEFTKTLAEHQKLVDKFNETRKNAND from the coding sequence ATGACTGACTATGGACGGGGTCGAGGCCCTGAACCGTGGCACCCCGAGGACCCCTTGTACGGGGACCAGGGGTGGGGAGCGCAGCAGGCCGCCGACGGCCGTACTCCTTACGACGCTCAACCTCAGACTCAAGCGCCCCATCCGCAGCAGCAGTACGACCCTCAGTACGACGGTGGCGGCTGGGTCACCGGACAGCAGCAGTACGCGCAGCAGCCCGGGCAACAGCAGCCCCATCCGCAGCAGCAGTACAACCCCCAGTACGACAGCGGTGGCTGGGTCACCGGACAGCAGCAGTACGCGCAGCAGCAGTATCAACCCCAGCAACACCCTCAGCACCAGCCCCAGTACCCGCAGCAGCAACAGCAACAGCAGTACGCCGAGCCGCAGTACAACCAGCAGCAGTACGCCGGACAGCAGCCCAACGACCCCCAGTACGGCGGCGGTTGGGACACCGGCCAGCAGACGGCCATGCCCTACGGCGACAACCCGGGCGCCGCCTACGCGGCCCAGCAGGCGGCGGCCCCGCCCCCGCCTCCGCCGCAGCCCGAGCCCGAGAACGACTGGGACGGCCCGCAGCCCGAGGAGACGCACCCGTTCTTCACCGGCGAGGACCGTGACGACGACCGGCGCCGTGACCGTGACGACGACCGGTACGACGACGCGGACGACCGGGAGTACGACGACGAGGGCGACGGCCGGCGCGGCGGTGGCGGACGTGACCGCCGGGGTCAGTCGAAGAAGAAGCGCCGCGGCGGCGGAGCCTGCCTCGTGGCCTCCCTCGTCCTCGTCGCGGGCACGGCCGGCGGCGGCTACTACGCCTACCAGTTCTGGCAGGAACGCTTCGGTCCACCCGCCGACTTCGCGGGCGCGGGCACCGGCTCCGTCCAGGTCGAGATCCCACAGGGCGCCGGCCTCACCGAAATGGGCAGCCTGCTCAAGGAGAGCGGGGTGGTGAAAAGCGCCGCGGCATTCGTCGACGCGGCGGGCGCGCATCCCAAGGGCAAGGCCATTCAGCCCGGCGTCTATCCGATGAAGAAGGAGATGTCGGCCAAGGCCGCCGTCGAGCTGATGGCCAATCCGGCCAATCTGAACTCGCTGACCATCGGCGAGGGCACACGTGCGGTCCAGGTGTACGAGTTCATCGACACGAAGCTCAAGCTCGACCCCGGTACCACCGCCGATGTCGCCAAGGCGCAGGCCGGCAAACTCGGCCTGCCCGACTGGGCCGACGACAACAAGAACATAAAAGACCCGCTCGAAGGGTTCCTCTACCCCGCGCGTTACGACATCGGCGAGAAGACCAAGCCGGAGGACATCCTCAAGCAGATGGTCGCGCGGTCCAACCAGGAGTACAAGAAGTACGACCTGGAGAAATCGGCCGCGGACCTCGGTCTGGACTCACCGCTCGACGTCGTCACCGTCGCCAGCCTCGTACAGGCCGAAGGCATCACGCACGACGACTTCAAGAAGATGGCGGCGGTCGTCTACAACCGGCTCAAGCCGACGAACACCGACACCAACCAGAAGCTCGAATTCGACTCCACCTTCAATTACTTGAAGAACGAGAGCGAGATCGACATCTCCACATCGGAGATCAGGAATCACGACGACCCGTACAACACGTACTTCTACAAGGGTCTGCCGCCGGGTCCGATCGGAAATCCGGGCGCCGACGCGCTGAACGCCACCAAGGCACCGGACTCGGGCGCCTGGATGTACTTCATCTCCATCGACGGCAAGACCACCGAATTCACCAAGACCCTGGCCGAGCACCAGAAGCTCGTCGACAAGTTCAACGAGACACGGAAGAATGCGAACGACTAG
- the ruvX gene encoding Holliday junction resolvase RuvX: MTALARRGRRLAVDVGDARIGVASCDPDGLLATPVETVPGRDVPAAHRRLAQLVEEYEPIEVVVGLPRSLSGGEGPAAVKVRAFAEEVARRIAPVSVRLVDERMTTVTAGQGLRASGVKSKKGRSVIDQVAAVIILQNALESERASGAPPGEGVRVQT; this comes from the coding sequence GTGACCGCGCTCGCGCGCCGGGGCCGGAGACTGGCCGTCGATGTCGGGGACGCCCGGATCGGGGTCGCCTCGTGCGACCCCGACGGGCTCCTCGCTACGCCGGTGGAGACCGTGCCGGGACGTGATGTCCCGGCCGCCCACCGGCGGCTCGCGCAACTGGTGGAGGAGTACGAGCCGATCGAGGTCGTCGTCGGTCTGCCGCGCTCGCTCAGCGGCGGCGAGGGCCCGGCGGCGGTCAAGGTGCGGGCGTTCGCGGAGGAGGTCGCGCGTCGGATCGCGCCGGTTTCCGTGCGGCTCGTGGATGAGAGAATGACCACGGTGACCGCCGGCCAGGGACTGCGTGCCTCGGGTGTGAAGTCCAAGAAGGGCCGGTCCGTCATCGACCAGGTGGCGGCCGTCATCATCCTGCAGAACGCGCTGGAGTCCGAGAGAGCGTCGGGAGCGCCGCCTGGTGAGGGCGTGCGGGTTCAGACCTGA